The following DNA comes from Halobacteriovorax sp. HLS.
TTTGAAAGCTCATCTAGTGGTGATATATTGTGAATTAATTGAGATCCATCACCCATACTGCACTTCCTGAACAAGTTATCTTATATTGATCACCATTATTAATTGGAGTTATTTGAAAGTTAATACCAACAACGGCATTTGCATTGAGTTTAATACAGTTAGGTTTTAATCTTTCTAGTAAATCATTGTATACGTCGCTATGGCCTAGAGTTATTTCAGCAATTGGCTCTTCCTCGATGTCATCTTGAGAGATAGCATCTAAATGTCCCTTTGCTTCTCTTGCATGGGCCTCACTTAATTGTGAGTCTGCCGTAAGCTCGTCTTGTGAGACTATTGTGAACTCTGATATAACACCTAGATATTCTAAGATCTTATAATCCTCAAGCGACGGAGTAGTTGATAGAATAATAGAATCTACATCAACTTTAGACTTTTCAAGCCTGACACTTTCCGATTTGTTTTGATTAGTTCTATATTTAGATACTAGTCCTACACTGTCACGATCGTATGATTTTGAAGGATGTAGCTCATCAGATAATCCCATCTGAATATCGAGTTCAAAGCGCCTAAACTTATGAGTTAAATAAATTGCAGCAAACTCTGAAATCTGTGAGATTAATAAGCTACCACCCTCAACTGAGTCCCTCATGCTTTGTTCATTTTCTGGATCAACTAGACCATGCTCGTTTAGAAGGATCATAATATCATCTGCATCTTCTTCAAATTTTATATTTCTAAGAATAATACTATAGGCCGGATTTCCTCCATGAGCGATTTTTCCATATGTGATATTTTGGGCAAACTTTTTAACATCATCAAATTTTTCAGATTTATCAATATACGTTCTTGTTAGAGTTGGAGAAGTCGCTGCGGCTTGAGTAACTTGTTCATTTGTATTAGTTGAAGAATCGAAGTGTCCTTGTGTGGTTTCTTCTTCTTGCTCAGGATATGAGTTGTCTTCATCATCTTGGTCATCATTATCTTCGTCTGAATCGTCTGAATCATCTGAATCGCTAGAAAAGGAGGTTACCTCTTCATTATCGTCATCAAGGTCTTCAAGATCTTCGGAAAAAGAGTTGAATTCTTCATCATCTTCTTGCTCTTCATCGTCTTGAGAGGCGAGAAAGTCTGTTGAGTCTTCTTCCTCTTGGTCTGAAAAGCTATCAAAGCTATTATCGTCATCAGAGGTTTCTTCTATGTCGTCTTCGTTGTCTTCTTGGGAATCGAAAGATGGAAATTCATCTTCAGAGTCATCTTCACTATCAGAATTAGTAAAGTCTGTTTCTAAATCCGGTTGTGTGGATTCATCAAACTCACTGTTCTCACTTTCAAAGTCTGCGAATTGATCATCTTGTTCAAGCTCTTCAGAACCAAAAGCTTCTTCATTCTCATCTTCTAGATCATTTAGATCAGATAGATCTTCGAAGGGAGGAGGCGTATCTTCTTCATCATTTCCTAGTGGCGAGTCTAGTTGTGCATCAATTTCTGGATCATTTTGATGTAGAAATTCAGAAAGGTCCTCGATTCTTGTTAGATCTGTCTTTTCTCCGATATCGTCGTCACCACTCATGCAATAAAACCTTTTATATTATAATAATTATAAGAAAATTATATCAGAGTTATGAATTTGCGGGTAGGTAAAATATCCACCTCTTCTGAGCGAAGAGGTGGTATGTGATTAAGCACCGTGACAGTGTTTAAATTTCTTTCCAGAACCACATGGGCAGGCATCATTTCTACCTACTTTTTGTGATCTTCTTGCTATTGGAGCAGCGTCACTTTGTTCTTTCTTCTCTAAAGCTTCTTGTTGCATTTTTGCTTGCGCAAGTTGTTGCTCAAGCATTTCTTGCTGTCTTTGCTTCATTATCTCAATTTCTTCTTCAGTATAGAGACGAACCTTGAAGATATTTTCAACTACAGACTTCTTTACATCCATTCGCATATTTTCGAATAGGTTGAAAGACTCTCGCTTGTACTCAGTCAGTGGGTTTTTCTGAGCATAAGAGCGTAGGTTAACACCTTCTTTAACGTGATCCATTGAGAGGAGGTGATCTTTCCAGTGTTGATCAAAAATTGTTAGAAGTATTTCTCTTACTGCCAACTTTACTTGCTCTGGATTGTACTCGTTTAGTTTCTTTGCAAGAATTTCTTTTGCAATGGAACCAAAGTATGCCGAAATTGAACCATCAAACTTTTGATTGCACTCCTGAGCTGACACTTCATATTCACAATTAAAAGTTAGCTGGAATCCCTTAACCATATCTTCCCACGGCCATGATTCGATCTGAACTTTTCTCTCTGGAGTATAAGTGTTGGCCAATACGTCTGCAACGTCCTCAACCATTTCGTTGATAAATCCAAGGTTATCAACATCACCAAGAATGTCTTTTCTTACTCTATAGATAACTCTTCTTTGTTCATTCATAACGTTATCATATTCAAGTAAATGCTTTCTTATTTCAAAGTTATGAGTCTCTACTTTCTTTTGGGCCTTAGCGATAGCATTTGAAATCATCTTGTGCTCTATAGGCTCATCTTCTTCCATACCAAGAGTATTCATAAATCCTTTGATTCTATCTGAACCAAAAATTCTCATTAAGTCATCTTCTAAAGATAGGAAGAATTTTGATTTTCCTGGATCTCCTTGACGACCTGAACGACCTCTTAGCTGATTATCAATACGTCTTGATTCGTGTCTCTCAGTTCCTAGGATGTAGAGACCTCCTAAGTTCTTTGTTTCTTCTGTGAGTTTGATATCAGTACCACGGCCGGCCATGTTGGTGGCGATTGTTATCGCACCCTTTTTTCCTGCATTAGTGATAATTTCAGCTTCTTTACCATGTTGTTTCGCATTTAAAACATTATGTGGAATATTTGCTTTTGTAAGTTCAGCAGCGAGTTCCATAGATCCATCAATAGAGATTGTCCCTACTAAAACGGGCTGACCTTTGGCATGAAGTTCTTTGATAAGTTTTACGATGGCCTTTTTCTTAGCTGCATCAGACTTATAAATTACATCTGCTTCATCAACTCTTTGGATAGGAACATTTGTAGGGATTACAACAACATCTAAGTTGTAAATCTTGCTAAATTCTTCAGCTTCCGTATCGGCCGTTCCTGTCATCCCAGCTAAAGTTCCATAAAGTCTGAAGTAGTTTTGAAATGTAATTGATGCAAGAGTCTGGTTTTCAGACTTGATTTCAACACCTTCTTTTGCTTCAACAGACTGGTGAAGACCGTCAGACCATCTTGAACCATCTTTAAGTCTTCCTGTAAATTCATCAACGATAATGACTTGACCTTCTTTTACAACGTAGTCCACATCGATTTTAAATAATTGGTGGGCCTTAAGAGCTTGGTTTAAATGATGAAGAGTTTCTGAATGTTCAATATCATATAGGTTCTCAATTTTAAGAAGCTTTTGAACTTCCATTACACCATCTTCAGTAAAGATTGCGCCTCTTGTTTTTTCATCAATTGTAAAGTGCTTATCTTTGGTAAGTTTAGGCATGATTTCATTGGCAACATGATAGAGATCAGTTCTACCTTCACTAGGGCCAGAGATTAGAAGGGGAGTTCTTGCTTCATCAATTAAAATTGAGTCAACCTCATCCACAATACAGTAGTGATGACCTCTTTGAACATAATCTTCTAGATCAAACTTCATATTATCTCTTAGATAATCGAAGGCAAATTCATTATTTGTTCCATAGGTAATATCTGAACGATAAGCAGCTTTTCTATCTTCATCATCCATATCGGCGATAATACATCCAACACTAAGCCCTAGCCAGTTAAAGAGAACACCCATTTCTTGTGCATCTCTTGAAGCAAGATAGTCGTTAACCGTTACAATGTGAGCACCTTTTCCTTCAAGAGCAATTAGGTAAAGTGAAAGTGTCGAACAGAGAGTTTTACCTTCACCTGTTTTCATCTCTGCAATAGTATTCTTTGTCAGAACAACACCACCCATCATTTGGACATCGTAGTGTCTCATCCCAAGAACTCTTACTGAAGCCTCTCTGACTGTAGCAAAAACTTCAGGGATTAATTGTTCACGAGTAGCACCATTTTTGATCATCTCCTTAAGTTTAGGAGTTTGGGCCTTGAGCTCTTCGTCAGTCATAGACTTCATTTTCTCTTCAAGCTCTGCAATTTTTTTGACAAAAGGCACTAGTGCTTTTAGGTCACGAGTATTCTTAGTTCCGAATATCGCTTTTATAGGGTTAAACATTTGTATATATCTCCTCTTAGTAAATAAGAAATTTTAATCTAAAATATAGTAGAATGGATCGACTGGTGTTCCGTTAACTCTAATCTCATAGTGTAAATGAGGTCCGGTCGAGTTACCAGTATTTCCTACTTTGGCAATTAATTGCCCCCGGCTTACAATATCACCTTTACGAACATGGTTTGATGAGTTGTGAGCGTATACAGATTCTATTCCATAACCATGATCAATTTGAACGAAGTAGCCAAAGCCTGCCTTTTGTCCCGAGAAAGTAATAGTTCCATCTGCAGGAGAAAGAATTGGAGTTCCAATAGTTGCACCAATATCTAGGCCTTCGTGCATCTTAAGACGATTCGAGTATGGAGATATTCTTGGTCCGTAGTAAGAAGTTACCCATCCACGAGCAGGCAAAAGTGTCGGAGTAGATCTGAGAAAACTCTGACGGTCTAGTAGAAATTGATCAAGGTCGTGAACACTTAATTCTAGCTCTTTAACATGTCCTTTAATTATATTGAATTTATAATCAAAGTCGGCGAAGTTTTCTGCTAGGGCGAAACTTTGCTTTGTTAAGGCTGACCACTCTTTTGTAAAGTTGTAACCAGTTTGTAAACCAAAGTTTGTTGCAATCTTTTGCTCATAAAGATCTTTTAGCTCTACGTACTTATCATTTTTTTTTTCATCTTTAAGTTTGTCACGAATAGTGTCGTGACCATTAAAGAATGTTTGTATTTTTTCTGTGTTCTTGTCTGTTTTCTTTAAGGCCTCTGGAGTCGTTTCATCCTTAATTACAGGATTAGTTTGATCTATCTTTTCAAACCCAGAAATAACTCGCAGCTTTTTTTCAAAGACTTCAATTCTTTCAATATCACTAGTTAAAGTGTTAATTTTCATTTGAAAAAGCTGTATCTGCTCTTTAAGCTGTCGATTCTCTAACGTTAGATGTTTATTTTGATGAACTTGCCTTAGAATTTTCCAATAATCATAGGACAAAATACCAAGCGCAAATATTGCTAAAACACATAGAAAAACTATTGCATGAAAGGCCAGTTTTGGGATTCTAAAAGACTTAACGCCTTTTTCCCTTTCTGGAACAACCATTACTGTAAAATACCTATCCAACTAAAACTCCATGGATTCGTGTAAAATTATCTCACAATTTTAATGGTCTACAGTCTCTATGGCAAATGCCAGAAGCATTATCTGACATTTTTATTTTGGGACGTGCGTCAATGTCTACAGCGTTATATTTCGTCGCTCCATTGTTTTTTGCACAATAAGAGCTCCAATTATATCTCCTTCGACATTTACAGCAGTTCTGAAAGTGTCTAAGGGCTTTTCTATAACCAGTAAAATTCCAATGGCCTCTAGGGGGATACCTGCGGCCAAAAGGACCATTTGCATACCTGACATGGATCCACTTGGCATTCCTGGTGCTCCAACGCTTGATATCATACTCATAAAGAAAATTGAGAAGATAGTGAAGTTTGTTAGTTCGATACCGTATAGGTGAGCAAGAAAGACTGCGGCTATACCTTCAAATAGCGCTGTTCCATCCATATTCATCGTCGCACCAAGTGGGAAGACAAATCCACTAACGGCCTTAGATACTCCTAGTTCTTCTTCACAAGTTCTCATTGTTACTGGGAGAGTGGCAGATGACGAG
Coding sequences within:
- a CDS encoding heavy metal-binding domain-containing protein, which produces MSGDDDIGEKTDLTRIEDLSEFLHQNDPEIDAQLDSPLGNDEEDTPPPFEDLSDLNDLEDENEEAFGSEELEQDDQFADFESENSEFDESTQPDLETDFTNSDSEDDSEDEFPSFDSQEDNEDDIEETSDDDNSFDSFSDQEEEDSTDFLASQDDEEQEDDEEFNSFSEDLEDLDDDNEEVTSFSSDSDDSDDSDEDNDDQDDEDNSYPEQEEETTQGHFDSSTNTNEQVTQAAATSPTLTRTYIDKSEKFDDVKKFAQNITYGKIAHGGNPAYSIILRNIKFEEDADDIMILLNEHGLVDPENEQSMRDSVEGGSLLISQISEFAAIYLTHKFRRFELDIQMGLSDELHPSKSYDRDSVGLVSKYRTNQNKSESVRLEKSKVDVDSIILSTTPSLEDYKILEYLGVISEFTIVSQDELTADSQLSEAHAREAKGHLDAISQDDIEEEPIAEITLGHSDVYNDLLERLKPNCIKLNANAVVGINFQITPINNGDQYKITCSGSAVWVMDLN
- the secA gene encoding preprotein translocase subunit SecA; protein product: MFNPIKAIFGTKNTRDLKALVPFVKKIAELEEKMKSMTDEELKAQTPKLKEMIKNGATREQLIPEVFATVREASVRVLGMRHYDVQMMGGVVLTKNTIAEMKTGEGKTLCSTLSLYLIALEGKGAHIVTVNDYLASRDAQEMGVLFNWLGLSVGCIIADMDDEDRKAAYRSDITYGTNNEFAFDYLRDNMKFDLEDYVQRGHHYCIVDEVDSILIDEARTPLLISGPSEGRTDLYHVANEIMPKLTKDKHFTIDEKTRGAIFTEDGVMEVQKLLKIENLYDIEHSETLHHLNQALKAHQLFKIDVDYVVKEGQVIIVDEFTGRLKDGSRWSDGLHQSVEAKEGVEIKSENQTLASITFQNYFRLYGTLAGMTGTADTEAEEFSKIYNLDVVVIPTNVPIQRVDEADVIYKSDAAKKKAIVKLIKELHAKGQPVLVGTISIDGSMELAAELTKANIPHNVLNAKQHGKEAEIITNAGKKGAITIATNMAGRGTDIKLTEETKNLGGLYILGTERHESRRIDNQLRGRSGRQGDPGKSKFFLSLEDDLMRIFGSDRIKGFMNTLGMEEDEPIEHKMISNAIAKAQKKVETHNFEIRKHLLEYDNVMNEQRRVIYRVRKDILGDVDNLGFINEMVEDVADVLANTYTPERKVQIESWPWEDMVKGFQLTFNCEYEVSAQECNQKFDGSISAYFGSIAKEILAKKLNEYNPEQVKLAVREILLTIFDQHWKDHLLSMDHVKEGVNLRSYAQKNPLTEYKRESFNLFENMRMDVKKSVVENIFKVRLYTEEEIEIMKQRQQEMLEQQLAQAKMQQEALEKKEQSDAAPIARRSQKVGRNDACPCGSGKKFKHCHGA
- a CDS encoding M23 family metallopeptidase, which encodes MDRYFTVMVVPEREKGVKSFRIPKLAFHAIVFLCVLAIFALGILSYDYWKILRQVHQNKHLTLENRQLKEQIQLFQMKINTLTSDIERIEVFEKKLRVISGFEKIDQTNPVIKDETTPEALKKTDKNTEKIQTFFNGHDTIRDKLKDEKKNDKYVELKDLYEQKIATNFGLQTGYNFTKEWSALTKQSFALAENFADFDYKFNIIKGHVKELELSVHDLDQFLLDRQSFLRSTPTLLPARGWVTSYYGPRISPYSNRLKMHEGLDIGATIGTPILSPADGTITFSGQKAGFGYFVQIDHGYGIESVYAHNSSNHVRKGDIVSRGQLIAKVGNTGNSTGPHLHYEIRVNGTPVDPFYYILD